One Leisingera sp. M658 genomic window carries:
- a CDS encoding ABC transporter substrate-binding protein, whose translation MSHPRKRPNTPQFHLPRRSFLAGSCAFAALAAAPGTVAWAAGSASPPSLGARDPNALVVLVDATVENLDPATNIEWAYGLRPVYETLTVLDGTDTLKAAPALATSWEASEDASSWTFTLAERVMFHDGTPCDAAAVKKAVTRLVLHPAGLAGTWQLDDPDSQIVVVDAKTIRFDLGEPRPFFDRQVSSQYGFWIASPTAAEAHSKGDDDMGSQYLQTNPVGTGPYMLESLNPGQDATFAANTDFRGGWDHPHFNRVITKTIPVSATRRQLLETGEADMTLAMEPEDMVVLRDDPRFAVSDTPTFTVQYVAFATDGKLADPRARQALCHAFDHNTYIEEVALGTADKPTSVFPSLMQGMDGQDRLLPFDLDKARALLGEAGIAGGTELTMAYYSGFGDIEAQLLQAWLSEIGISLKLQEMSFSAYLDVFFGEGSAEERPDLFYFSWWPNVDHPYSFAWGLFSGDAATFDGNTGRYGNAEATALIDELRNQVINDEMAAKFQRLAGILTNEDPAWLPILQERSQFVSRSDIAGVENNPVYVATLDMYNLSRTS comes from the coding sequence ATGAGCCATCCGCGCAAACGCCCGAACACACCGCAATTCCATCTGCCGCGCCGGTCCTTTCTGGCCGGCAGCTGTGCCTTTGCCGCGTTGGCGGCGGCGCCGGGTACGGTGGCCTGGGCTGCCGGTTCTGCGAGTCCGCCCAGCCTTGGCGCCCGCGATCCCAATGCCCTGGTGGTGCTGGTGGATGCAACGGTCGAAAACCTAGACCCGGCGACCAATATCGAATGGGCCTATGGGCTGCGCCCGGTCTATGAAACGCTGACCGTGCTGGACGGCACCGATACGCTGAAGGCGGCGCCGGCGCTGGCGACCTCCTGGGAGGCCAGCGAAGACGCCAGCAGCTGGACCTTTACCCTGGCCGAGCGGGTGATGTTCCACGATGGCACTCCCTGCGATGCCGCAGCGGTGAAAAAAGCGGTCACCCGTCTGGTGCTGCATCCCGCCGGGCTGGCCGGCACCTGGCAGTTGGATGACCCGGACAGCCAGATCGTGGTGGTGGATGCCAAAACCATCCGCTTTGACCTGGGCGAGCCGCGCCCGTTCTTCGACCGTCAGGTGTCCTCGCAATACGGCTTCTGGATCGCCAGCCCCACCGCGGCCGAGGCGCATTCCAAGGGCGATGATGACATGGGGTCGCAATACCTGCAGACCAATCCGGTGGGCACCGGTCCTTACATGCTGGAAAGCCTCAACCCCGGTCAGGATGCAACCTTTGCCGCCAATACAGATTTCCGCGGCGGCTGGGACCATCCGCATTTCAACCGGGTGATCACCAAGACCATTCCGGTCTCCGCCACCCGCCGCCAGCTGCTGGAAACCGGCGAAGCCGATATGACCCTGGCAATGGAACCCGAGGATATGGTGGTGCTGCGCGATGATCCGCGGTTTGCGGTAAGCGATACACCAACCTTCACCGTGCAATATGTGGCTTTTGCCACCGATGGAAAACTGGCCGACCCGCGCGCCCGCCAGGCGCTCTGCCACGCCTTTGACCATAACACCTATATCGAGGAAGTGGCGCTGGGCACCGCTGATAAACCTACCTCGGTGTTTCCATCGCTGATGCAGGGCATGGACGGCCAGGACCGCCTGCTGCCGTTTGACCTGGACAAGGCCCGCGCGCTGCTGGGTGAGGCCGGGATTGCCGGAGGCACCGAGCTGACGATGGCCTATTACTCCGGTTTCGGGGACATCGAAGCCCAATTGCTGCAAGCCTGGCTGTCCGAGATCGGCATCAGCCTAAAACTGCAGGAAATGTCCTTCTCCGCCTATCTCGACGTGTTCTTTGGTGAGGGCAGCGCCGAGGAGCGCCCGGACCTGTTCTATTTCTCCTGGTGGCCGAATGTGGATCATCCCTACAGCTTTGCCTGGGGGCTGTTCAGCGGCGATGCGGCAACCTTCGACGGCAATACCGGGCGTTACGGCAACGCCGAGGCGACGGCGCTGATCGACGAGCTGCGCAATCAGGTGATAAATGACGAAATGGCGGCCAAGTTCCAGCGCCTTGCCGGCATATTGACAAATGAAGACCCGGCCTGGCTGCCCATTCTGCAGGAGCGGTCGCAGTTTGTATCGCGCAGCGACATTGCCGGGGTGGAGAACAACCCGGTCTATGTGGCGACGCTTGATATGTACAACCTGTCGCGCACGTCATGA
- a CDS encoding ABC transporter permease, whose protein sequence is MLRFILRRTAATLVLMTGVVLMTFALARLLPGDPARLIAGARANAEAVAAVRERLGLDDPVTTQFAAYVGNVLNGDFGRSVVTRRPISEDIQAFFPATLELVIAAGLISLVLGVLLGTLAAVKSGRPADAGVRSVAVLGLSVPDFWIALVFQMIFFATLGLVPFGGRLGTGIAAPEFVTGFMTIDSLIAGRFDLFTDALHHMILPVAVLAIPSMAITIRVVRTSLLEVLSQDFIRTARAKGISPVRVYFKHALGNALLPIVTIFGLNTGLLISGAVFIELIFDWPGLGRYTANAISASDYNAIMAITLVVSMAYTLINFLVDLSYSFLDPRVDLT, encoded by the coding sequence ATGCTGCGTTTCATTCTCAGGCGTACGGCAGCCACCCTGGTGCTGATGACAGGTGTTGTGCTGATGACCTTTGCGCTCGCCCGGCTGCTGCCGGGTGATCCTGCGCGCCTGATCGCCGGCGCCCGTGCCAATGCCGAGGCGGTGGCCGCGGTGCGCGAGCGGCTTGGCCTGGATGACCCGGTCACCACGCAATTCGCGGCCTATGTGGGCAATGTCCTGAACGGCGATTTCGGGCGCTCGGTTGTTACCCGGCGGCCGATCTCCGAGGACATCCAGGCCTTTTTCCCTGCAACGCTGGAACTCGTCATTGCGGCGGGGCTGATCTCATTGGTGCTGGGGGTGCTGCTGGGCACTTTGGCCGCGGTCAAAAGCGGCCGGCCCGCGGATGCCGGCGTGCGTAGCGTGGCGGTTCTGGGCCTGTCGGTGCCCGACTTCTGGATCGCGCTGGTCTTTCAGATGATCTTCTTTGCCACCCTGGGGCTGGTGCCCTTTGGCGGGCGGCTTGGCACTGGGATTGCAGCGCCCGAGTTTGTCACCGGTTTCATGACCATCGACAGCCTGATTGCGGGCCGGTTCGACCTGTTCACCGACGCGCTGCACCATATGATCCTGCCGGTTGCTGTGCTGGCGATCCCGTCGATGGCGATCACTATCAGGGTGGTGCGGACCTCGCTTCTGGAGGTGCTGTCGCAGGATTTCATCCGCACCGCGCGCGCCAAGGGGATTTCGCCGGTCCGGGTCTATTTCAAACATGCGCTTGGCAATGCGCTGCTGCCGATCGTCACCATCTTCGGGCTGAACACCGGGCTGCTGATTTCCGGCGCCGTGTTCATCGAGCTGATCTTCGACTGGCCGGGGCTGGGCCGCTACACCGCCAATGCCATCTCCGCCTCCGACTATAACGCCATCATGGCCATCACCCTGGTGGTGTCGATGGCCTATACCCTGATCAACTTCCTGGTTGATCTGAGCTATTCCTTCCTCGACCCGCGGGTGGATCTGACATGA
- a CDS encoding ABC transporter permease, protein MSAETSLPPSRTRLPKTLGRIIRPVAGFAGSSGQAALAVAIVTLVVTISILAFGAYVMDTHITAFDPLKMNIRARLDPPSAEHWMGTDKIGRDMLARVVAGSWISLSVSFAVLTVAAVIGTSFGLIAGYAGGLADEILMRVTDLFLAFPALILAAAIAASFGGGMLSTTIALSAVFWPWYARLIRSRILSLKEQEFIAAARCMGASHLRLIFSDLLPMVWPLVIVQATTDVGFVILAASGLSFLGLGAQPPTPEWGAMIFDSLTHQPASWWLAVFPGGAIALVAIGFNLLGDSLRDHLDPSLGASEAGI, encoded by the coding sequence ATGAGCGCCGAAACCTCCTTGCCCCCGTCACGCACCCGCCTGCCAAAAACCCTGGGCCGCATCATCCGCCCGGTTGCCGGTTTTGCCGGATCATCGGGCCAGGCTGCTCTGGCGGTGGCAATCGTCACCCTGGTTGTGACGATTTCGATCCTGGCCTTCGGTGCCTACGTGATGGACACGCATATCACCGCCTTTGATCCGCTGAAGATGAACATCCGGGCGCGGCTTGATCCGCCCTCGGCGGAGCATTGGATGGGCACCGACAAGATCGGCCGGGACATGCTGGCGCGGGTGGTGGCCGGGTCCTGGATCTCGCTGTCGGTGTCCTTTGCCGTGCTGACGGTTGCCGCGGTGATCGGCACCAGCTTCGGGCTGATTGCGGGCTATGCCGGCGGGCTGGCGGATGAGATCCTGATGCGGGTGACCGACCTTTTCCTGGCATTCCCTGCGCTGATCCTGGCGGCGGCAATTGCCGCCAGCTTTGGCGGCGGGATGCTGTCGACCACCATTGCCCTGTCAGCAGTGTTCTGGCCCTGGTACGCCCGGTTGATCCGCAGCCGCATCCTGTCGCTGAAAGAGCAGGAGTTCATTGCCGCCGCCCGCTGCATGGGCGCCTCGCACCTGCGGCTGATCTTCTCGGACCTGCTGCCGATGGTCTGGCCCTTGGTGATCGTCCAGGCCACAACTGACGTCGGATTTGTGATCCTGGCGGCATCCGGACTGTCGTTCCTTGGGCTGGGTGCGCAGCCGCCAACGCCGGAATGGGGCGCGATGATCTTTGACAGCCTCACTCACCAGCCGGCTTCCTGGTGGCTGGCGGTCTTTCCCGGCGGGGCAATTGCCCTGGTTGCAATCGGCTTCAACCTGCTGGGCGACAGCTTGCGCGACCACCTCGATCCGTCACTCGGCGCGTCCGAAGCCGGCATTTAA
- a CDS encoding agmatine/peptidylarginine deiminase, with protein sequence MNRRNFLASGAAALSGALTAGPAAAARSVNYAKTGAEIIPGSAAADGFAFPAEWKKHAQTLMQFPPPQNWYPNQLNAARKEWADVANTLAEYEPVTMAVRRRDMAAARKLLSSEITLIEMPLNDAWSRDSGPMIVQNALGVRRITGYTFNGWGRKFPPYKHDTLAKGRFAAQLGLPMYTSDLVLEGGAVAVDGQGTLLTTEECLLHKNRNPGWSKAQVEEELKAGLGVQKVIWLPRGLTPDPITDGHVDGMAAFAAPGVVLLHTTDDRSDPNYRITQDAKHILQQETDIRGRRFEILEIPLTSYDVVHMNFYICNGAVIVPVSGRKGEDDQPLAILREAFPGRRVVGVSGRMIGGGGGGVHCITQQVPAV encoded by the coding sequence ATGAACCGACGCAACTTTCTCGCCTCCGGGGCGGCAGCGCTCTCTGGCGCGCTGACAGCAGGCCCTGCCGCCGCCGCCCGGTCCGTGAACTACGCCAAGACCGGGGCCGAAATCATTCCCGGCAGCGCGGCCGCGGACGGCTTTGCCTTCCCCGCCGAATGGAAGAAGCACGCGCAAACGCTGATGCAGTTTCCGCCGCCGCAGAACTGGTACCCGAACCAGCTGAACGCAGCCCGCAAGGAATGGGCGGACGTGGCCAATACCCTTGCGGAGTATGAACCGGTCACTATGGCGGTGCGGCGGCGCGACATGGCGGCGGCAAGGAAACTGCTGTCCTCGGAGATCACCCTGATCGAAATGCCGCTGAACGATGCCTGGTCGCGCGACAGCGGGCCGATGATTGTGCAGAACGCGCTAGGCGTGCGCCGGATCACCGGCTACACTTTCAACGGCTGGGGCCGCAAGTTCCCGCCCTACAAACACGACACGCTGGCAAAAGGCCGGTTTGCGGCACAGCTTGGCCTGCCAATGTACACGTCCGATCTGGTGCTGGAAGGCGGCGCAGTGGCGGTGGACGGGCAAGGCACCCTGCTGACAACCGAGGAATGCCTGCTGCACAAGAACCGTAATCCTGGCTGGAGCAAAGCCCAGGTGGAAGAAGAGCTTAAAGCCGGTCTGGGCGTGCAGAAGGTGATCTGGCTGCCCCGCGGCCTCACCCCGGACCCGATCACCGACGGGCACGTGGACGGCATGGCAGCCTTTGCCGCGCCGGGCGTCGTGCTGCTGCATACCACCGATGACCGCTCCGACCCTAACTACCGAATCACTCAGGATGCCAAGCACATCCTGCAGCAGGAAACCGACATCCGCGGGCGGCGCTTTGAGATCCTTGAAATCCCGCTGACCAGCTATGACGTTGTTCACATGAACTTTTACATCTGCAATGGCGCTGTCATCGTTCCGGTGTCTGGCAGGAAAGGCGAGGATGACCAGCCGCTCGCTATCCTGCGCGAGGCCTTCCCGGGCCGGCGCGTCGTAGGCGTTTCAGGCCGTATGATCGGCGGCGGCGGCGGCGGGGTGCATTGTATCACCCAGCAGGTGCCTGCGGTTTGA
- a CDS encoding GNAT family N-acetyltransferase, whose product MTKMLTIRVIEQRDRESWDRLWSGYLTFYKATLPAAIYDSSFSRLLSADAREYRGLIAELNGEAVGLAHYLLHRDMWSVEDTCYLQDLFVDPQARGAGAGRALIDEVARRAKAEGASDLYWHTQEFNHTARRLYDQMATLTPFVKYDKPLSRN is encoded by the coding sequence ATGACAAAAATGCTGACGATCCGGGTGATTGAACAACGCGACCGTGAAAGCTGGGACCGGCTGTGGAGCGGCTATCTCACTTTTTACAAGGCTACGCTGCCGGCGGCCATCTATGACAGCAGCTTTTCAAGACTGCTGTCGGCGGATGCGCGGGAGTACCGCGGTCTGATTGCCGAACTGAATGGCGAAGCCGTTGGACTCGCCCATTATTTGCTGCACCGCGACATGTGGTCGGTGGAGGATACCTGCTACCTGCAGGACTTGTTTGTCGATCCGCAGGCGCGTGGAGCCGGCGCCGGGCGGGCTTTGATCGATGAAGTGGCAAGACGGGCCAAAGCCGAAGGTGCTTCTGACCTCTATTGGCACACGCAGGAATTCAATCACACGGCACGCAGACTCTACGATCAGATGGCCACGCTGACGCCTTTCGTGAAATACGACAAGCCCCTCTCCCGCAACTGA
- the aguB gene encoding N-carbamoylputrescine amidase has product MRQITLAATQMACSWDIDENIAKAEALVTNAAEAGARVILLQELFETPYFCLEQSLDHLQLARPLEQSRVVLHFAFLARKLGVVLPISYYEEAGLARYNSLAIADADGTILSNYRKIHIPQAPGYEEKFYFSPGDSGFQVVETRFGRIGCGICWDQWFPETARCLALQGAEVLLFPTAIGTEPNNPELDSSGHWRRTMQGHAAANMIPVVASNRVGSEQEGETTGVFYGTSFIAGFTGEILTDANRTEETFITAAVDLDAAARYRSAWGVFRDRRPHMYGTLRTLDGKTGTMR; this is encoded by the coding sequence ATGCGACAGATAACGCTTGCTGCAACCCAGATGGCCTGCAGCTGGGACATCGACGAAAACATCGCCAAGGCTGAGGCGCTGGTGACCAATGCCGCCGAAGCAGGGGCCCGGGTTATCCTGCTGCAGGAGCTGTTCGAAACGCCCTATTTCTGTCTCGAACAGTCACTAGACCACCTGCAGCTCGCCCGGCCGCTCGAGCAAAGCCGGGTGGTGTTGCATTTTGCGTTTCTGGCCCGGAAACTGGGAGTGGTGCTGCCAATCTCCTATTACGAGGAGGCAGGGCTGGCGCGCTACAACTCGCTGGCCATCGCCGATGCTGACGGGACGATCCTGAGCAACTACCGCAAGATCCACATCCCGCAGGCACCGGGGTACGAGGAGAAGTTCTATTTCTCGCCGGGCGACAGCGGCTTTCAGGTGGTTGAAACCCGCTTTGGCCGGATCGGCTGCGGCATCTGCTGGGACCAGTGGTTCCCGGAAACCGCCCGCTGCCTGGCGCTGCAGGGGGCTGAGGTGCTGCTGTTCCCGACCGCCATCGGCACCGAGCCGAACAACCCCGAATTGGACAGCAGCGGCCATTGGCGGCGCACGATGCAGGGCCACGCCGCGGCAAACATGATCCCGGTGGTGGCGTCCAACCGCGTGGGCAGCGAACAGGAGGGCGAAACCACCGGCGTCTTTTACGGTACCTCCTTCATCGCGGGCTTTACTGGAGAGATTCTGACGGACGCCAACCGCACGGAGGAAACCTTCATCACGGCAGCTGTCGACCTGGATGCCGCCGCGCGTTACCGCAGCGCCTGGGGGGTGTTCCGGGACCGCAGGCCGCATATGTACGGCACCCTGCGCACCTTGGACGGCAAAACAGGAACTATGCGATGA
- a CDS encoding aminotransferase produces MSVPEPQTAWAQDRAHLLHPYTDFAAFAEEGSHVIERAQGMHVIDTEGNRLLDGIAGLWCVNIGHGREEMAETIAKQVMDMQYYNPFGHSTNVPAAQLGAKLAELAPGDLNHIYYTCGGSTANDAAVRLVHYYFDMKGQHRKKKIISRQNGYHGATYVAASLTGIHGTKYGFDRIGEEFISHVSEANLYAKPEGWSDADYCDHLVREFEARIQQLGPDNVAAFIAEPIMGAGGVLVAPAGYHKRMYEVCKRHGMLYIADEVVTGFGRLGEWFTSETLYGYTPDILVCAKGLTSGYIPLGATLISDEIYGTIAKPQCEGGVFSMGLTYFGHPVACAAALKNIEIIEREGILDHVRTVGRYFQESAQSLLNLPIVGDVRGSHLMLGIDLVADKASKAPLDLSEQAAGKVFKGCMERGVIVRPVGDRLVLSPPLIISKEQCDELIGAVAGSIKDFIEPGVNACDR; encoded by the coding sequence ATGAGTGTTCCCGAACCGCAGACCGCATGGGCACAGGACCGTGCCCATCTTCTGCACCCCTACACGGATTTTGCCGCCTTTGCCGAAGAGGGCAGCCATGTCATCGAGCGTGCCCAGGGCATGCATGTCATCGATACCGAGGGCAACCGGCTGCTGGACGGCATTGCCGGGCTGTGGTGCGTGAACATCGGCCATGGCCGCGAGGAGATGGCCGAGACCATCGCCAAACAGGTAATGGACATGCAGTATTACAACCCGTTCGGGCACAGCACCAATGTGCCGGCGGCCCAGCTGGGCGCCAAGCTGGCGGAGCTGGCGCCGGGGGATCTGAACCACATCTATTACACTTGCGGCGGCTCCACCGCCAATGATGCCGCGGTCCGGCTGGTCCACTATTACTTTGATATGAAGGGCCAGCACCGGAAGAAAAAGATCATCTCCCGGCAGAACGGTTATCACGGCGCAACCTATGTGGCGGCCTCGCTCACCGGCATCCATGGCACCAAATACGGCTTCGACCGGATTGGTGAGGAGTTCATCAGCCACGTTTCCGAAGCCAATCTCTATGCCAAGCCGGAGGGCTGGAGCGATGCGGACTATTGCGACCACTTGGTGCGCGAGTTCGAAGCCCGCATTCAGCAGCTGGGCCCGGACAATGTGGCCGCTTTCATCGCCGAACCGATCATGGGCGCCGGCGGTGTGCTGGTTGCGCCCGCGGGCTACCACAAGCGCATGTATGAGGTCTGCAAGCGCCACGGCATGCTCTACATTGCTGATGAGGTGGTTACCGGTTTTGGCCGCCTGGGGGAGTGGTTCACCTCGGAAACGCTGTATGGTTATACGCCTGACATCCTGGTCTGCGCCAAGGGGCTGACCTCGGGTTATATCCCGCTGGGGGCAACGCTGATCTCGGATGAAATTTACGGCACCATCGCCAAGCCGCAGTGTGAGGGCGGGGTGTTCTCGATGGGGCTGACCTATTTCGGGCATCCCGTGGCCTGCGCCGCGGCGCTCAAGAATATCGAGATCATCGAGCGCGAAGGCATTCTGGATCATGTGCGGACCGTTGGCCGCTATTTTCAGGAAAGCGCCCAGTCATTGCTCAACCTGCCGATTGTGGGCGATGTGCGCGGCAGCCATCTGATGCTGGGCATCGATCTGGTTGCCGACAAGGCAAGCAAGGCCCCGCTCGATCTGTCCGAGCAAGCAGCCGGTAAGGTGTTCAAGGGCTGCATGGAGCGTGGCGTCATCGTGCGCCCGGTTGGCGACCGGCTCGTCCTGTCGCCGCCGCTGATCATCAGCAAGGAGCAATGCGATGAGCTGATCGGAGCTGTTGCCGGCTCAATCAAGGACTTCATCGAGCCAGGAGTGAATGCATGCGACAGATAA
- a CDS encoding RrF2 family transcriptional regulator: MEQLAACATSLNEYSERPLLGGGGTPLQNTPFQCILIMGRTLMQISRFSDYALRILIHLATHEEGLMSTREIAAMQKLPFNHLAKISQWLTHEAYVDSVRGRNGGMRLALLRDAGWPLSALKTPPAGSG, translated from the coding sequence ATGGAACAACTGGCTGCATGTGCCACTTCTCTTAATGAGTATTCTGAACGCCCATTACTGGGAGGCGGCGGTACGCCTCTACAAAACACGCCTTTCCAATGCATATTAATTATGGGAAGAACACTTATGCAGATATCAAGGTTCTCAGATTACGCCCTGCGCATCCTGATCCACCTCGCCACGCATGAGGAAGGATTGATGTCGACCCGCGAGATCGCGGCGATGCAGAAACTGCCTTTCAATCACTTGGCCAAGATTTCTCAATGGCTGACCCATGAGGCGTATGTGGACTCAGTGCGAGGCCGGAACGGAGGCATGCGTTTGGCACTGCTGAGAGACGCAGGCTGGCCCCTCTCGGCGTTGAAAACACCGCCTGCCGGCAGCGGGTGA
- a CDS encoding cytochrome C oxidase subunit I, which translates to MIVSVGSLRCWPYELASTRNAMEVNVSGGQWRWDIDATEIPVGTLVNFNVATGDVTDGMGIHDSSLTLLTQVQAIPGCTTRVTYTFEEPGGYQLLSMEYCGVAHQDLVKEFEVVAVEE; encoded by the coding sequence GTGATCGTTTCCGTTGGCTCTTTGCGCTGCTGGCCGTATGAACTGGCCAGCACCCGGAATGCGATGGAAGTGAACGTCAGCGGCGGTCAGTGGCGGTGGGATATCGATGCCACCGAGATCCCGGTCGGCACGCTGGTCAATTTCAACGTGGCAACCGGGGACGTCACCGACGGCATGGGCATCCATGACAGCAGCTTGACACTGCTGACCCAGGTGCAGGCGATCCCCGGTTGCACCACCCGGGTCACCTATACGTTTGAGGAGCCCGGCGGCTACCAGCTCCTGAGTATGGAGTATTGCGGAGTGGCCCATCAGGACTTGGTCAAGGAATTCGAAGTTGTAGCGGTGGAGGAATAA